GCTCGGCAGCGAAAAGGTGCTGGACGAAAAGCGCGAAAAGCGCGCCGAAGTGCGTGCCAAGCGTGCGGAAGAAAACCGCAAGGCTATGGAAGAAGCACAAGGACAGCAGGCTGCTGAGGGCGGAGAAGCGAAGGAGTAGTTTCGCAATCAGTTTTGCGCCAAATCAAAAGCGCACCGGCGTTCCCGGTGCGCTTTTCTATTATGTAAACATTTGTTTTCGGCCGCGATTTAGACCCTCAGCGGCTAAACAGGGCTGAAAAACGCCTCTTGAAGGAATCTACTTTTTCAGCAGCCTGTAAGCCAAAGCCGCTTCTTACCATTCAGCCAGATCTTTGCATCCAGCGTCGGCCAACCGTCCAGTGGAAGTCACGCCTCGAGGTCGGCTCTCCGGAACCGATGGACTGGGTTCGATATTCCGACGAGTGCCCGTCACGTCTGTGGGTGAATTCCCGTGGTACAAATCTTGGATGCCTGAGGTGCAGACAGTCGAGAGCCCGACGCAGCCGCGCAACGTACACGTTTTTGGGGCTACATCGTTCCTGAACGATACGGCCAGTGAGATGGCCTATTGGATGCTGCCTGCGTTCCTGAGCACCATCGGAGGCGGGCCGGCAACGCTCGGCGTAATTGAAGGCATAGCGGAGAGCGTAGCTGCGTTTGCAAAGCTATTCTCGGGCATCTGGACGGACCGATTGCGCCGACGCAAGCCGCTGGTTATCAGCGGCTACGTGGTCGCTAATGTTGTGAAGCCTCTGTTGGCGCTCGCGACATCGGCTTGGCAAGTGTTGTTCATACGGTTTGCCGACCGACTCGCTAAGGGAGTGCGCGGTGCGCCGCGCGACGTCATGCTTGCGGAGTCCGTGGAGAGCAATAAGGTTGGCGCGGCGTTCGGCCTGTTGCAGGCTATGGATTCGGCGGGCGCGATTGTTGGGCCGCTTCTGGCCATGGCCATTATGGCGTCCAGCTTCGGCGCGCATTTCGGAGTTCGCGCAGTCTTCTGGGCGGCAGCCGTTCCCGGTCTTCTGTGCATCGCTGTCGTGGCGCTAGGACTGCGGGAGACGCAACACAAGTTCGCACCTTCGGAGCACAAGTCCATCCTCGGCTCTATTTTCGGCCCAGCCGTTCGCCTGCCCGGCGAGTTCTACTACGTGCTGGCTGCGATCGGACTGTTTTCCATCGGCAACTCGAGTGACATGT
The window above is part of the Clostridia bacterium genome. Proteins encoded here:
- a CDS encoding MFS transporter, coding for MQTVESPTQPRNVHVFGATSFLNDTASEMAYWMLPAFLSTIGGGPATLGVIEGIAESVAAFAKLFSGIWTDRLRRRKPLVISGYVVANVVKPLLALATSAWQVLFIRFADRLAKGVRGAPRDVMLAESVESNKVGAAFGLLQAMDSAGAIVGPLLAMAIMASSFGAHFGVRAVFWAAAVPGLLCIAVVALGLRETQHKFAPSEHKSILGSIFGPAVRLPGEFYYVLAAIGLFSIGNSSDMFLVLRAQGIGVPASHAPLLGLVFNITYTLASWPSGKLSDRAARAHAGPSAWRYGTASAGLLVFAGVYWTFAAAPSSSVLYAAMAFYGLYYALTQPVLKAMVVDAVPREARGRAFGMFYFVTSVAALLASVITGALWKEFGAALPFQVSAVLAVVAAVMLLAAPKVLRRHGLRRAPRSTA